The genome window TTGCACTTATGGTGCTGCACGCGGCTTTCGGTTTAAAATTGGGGCTGTCTATTTAGAAAAGGAAGAGGAAGGGGAAGGGGAAGGGAAAGAATGTAAGGAAAGAATTTTTGCCATAACTTACGCACGGGTAGCCAAAAACCGGGTTTTTTACCCAAGTTCAGGGCGTTTAGCCCTTTACCCCGGTTGAAAAACCCGGTTTCTTTGGTAAGGAGTGCATAAGTCCCGCATAGGTTTCCCTGAAATATTCCCCCTCTAAATTGCTAATTAATGAATCAAGCAACGGGTGTCATCTTCTGTCTTGCCTACATTTTGGGATTGATTTCTACAGCGGTTTCTTGGGGTAGATACGCGATACTTGCTTTGGGAATAGCGGTAGCGATCGCCCTGCCAAAATTGTTGCGAAAATATACTAAAAATTCTGTCAAAGTTACTAAGAAAAGACGCAGCAGACAAAAAGAAAATGCTCTTGAAGCACCCTTAGATGCGAGGGAAGAGTTGAGTTTGTTGGAGATGCTGCCTAGAGCGAAATGGGTGTGGGCAGTGGCGGGTTTGGTGGCATTTCTAGCTAGCGTTTATTTTGCAGTTCGATCGCCCCAACCGGCAATAGATGACATCAGCAAACTGATTCCGGCTGGCGGGAACACTCAAGAAGTGGCAGTGACAGTTCGCGGTAGAGTTGTCAGTACGCCTCGATTGACTCGATCGGGTCGATCGCAATTTTGGCTAGAAACAGATTTAGTTAGCGAAATCAACGGTGGCGAGGGAGGAGTAGTTGTCAACCGCCCAGTATCAGGCAAACTCTACGTTACAGTGCCCCTCCTGCAAGCAACTGGCTTGTACGCCGACAATACGATCGCAGTTGTGGGTTCCTTGTACAAACCGCAGCCGCCGTCGAATCCGGGGGCTTTTGATTTTCAAGAATATTTAGCCAGGGAAGGAGCTTTTGCAGGGCTAAAAGGGCGTCAAATTGACTGGACGAGAGAAAATGCGATCGCGGATGTAAATCGAGTTAACAGCCAAACGGCTGCTTTCTGGGAGTCAAGCGGGATGCGGCCATCGACAATTCAAGCGATGCGGCAGCGGATCGTGCGATCGCAACTATCGCAGTTAAATGTTCCCGAAGGGCCCTTGATCGGTGCGATCGCCCTCGGCAAACAAGCAGTAGATTTACCTTACAACATCCGCGACTATTTTGTGCAGGCTGGATTGGCCCACGCGATCGCAGCTTCCGGCACTCAAGTTTCGATGGTTTTGGCTTTAGTTCTAGCTTTAACCAGGCGTTTTTCCAAACAATTACAATTTAGCTTTGGCGTCGGTGCTTTATTTTTGCTCGTGGCGTTAACTGGCTTTGAAGCTTCAGTATGCCGCGCGGCTTTGATGGGATTTGGAACACTATTTGCTTTGCTGTTGAACCGCGCAATTAAGCCGCTGGGATTGCTGTTAATTGCTGCTACTATTTTACTGCTGGTTAACCCTTTGTGGATTTGGGATTTAGGTTTCCAACTGAGTTTTTTGGCAACTTTAGGGTTAATCGTGACAACGCCGCCGCTGATGGCAAAATTGGACTGGATGCCGCCCGCGATCGCTTCGATTGTTGTGGTTCCGATCGCGGCTTCAATTTGGGTGCTGCCGCTGCTACTTTACGTTTTTAGCGTTGTATCACCTTACAGCATTTTAGTCAATATTATTGCGGCTCCTTTGCTGTGGATTTTGAGTATTGGGGGGATGGTTAGCGCTTTAGCTGGATTGATTTTTCCGCCTGCTGGCAGTGTTTTAGCGCAACTGCTCGATTATCCGGCAAAGGGGTTAATTGCGATCGCCCAATATTTCTCGCAATTACCCGGTAATTCGGTAGCTGTCGGTCAAGTATCGGTATTTCAGTTAATCGCGCTTTACAGTTTAATTTGCTGGGTTTGGATCGGGGGAAGTTCGGCAACGGATTCTGTAACGGATGTAACGGATACAATGAGGAAGGAAGAAAAAAGACGGAAGCCGGAAGCAGTCAGAGGAAAAAACCAGGAAAAGGGGAAAGGGAAGAAGGGGAAAAGTAGAGTTATTGCGCTGCCAGTTTTTTCTGCGGCTTGGATTTTACCGCTGGCGCTGGTGGCGGGAATAAGTATCATAGTTTTGCCAGCTTGGCACGTTCAAGCATCTTTATTTCAAGTTACTTTGCTGGCGACATCTGGGGAACCAGTTTTAGTAATTCAAGATAGGGGAAAAGTGGCGCTGATCAATAGCGGTGATGAAAATACTGTGAGGTTTACAGTGCTGCCTTTTTTGCAGCAGCAAGGAGTTAATTCTGTGAATTTTGCGATCGCCGCTCACAGTCATTTAGGTTTGAACAGCGGTTGGGGAAAATTACTAGAACGGTTGCCAATTAAAACATTTTATGATAACCCTGCTCCGAAACAAATTCACCGTGGCAGCAATCAGGAATTTATAACGGCTGTGCAATCTCGCCAAGGCGTTTACTTTCCTTTAGAAACTAACAGTAAAGTCGATCTGGGTTCGACGCGGTTGCAGTTGGTGAATGCGGAGATTCCGGTGGTAGAATTCCTGGTGGGAAATCGAACTTGGTTGCTCGTCGGTGAAATGACACCGGAAGCGCAAAAAAAATTGGCAGCAACGGGAACCTTGAAGCCGGCTCAAGTGCTGTGGTGGTCGGGAAAAGCTCTGACGCCTGAGTTATTGACCGCAGTTGGGCCGCAAGTGGCGATCGCATCTGCTGACGAAATCGACCCAGAAACCGCAGCCCAACTGCGCCAAAGCAAAACCCAGATATTCTGGACAGGGCGCGACGGAGCCCTCCAGTGGACTCCAGCAGGGGGATTTAAGACTACTTTGGAATCTGAAGAAAATCAAACTTCTTTTTTATAAAGATTTACAATCTGGCGCACTGTGCGGTAAAATACTTTTAGCTCATATCTCGAATCAATTGGAGAGGTGGCAGAGCGGTTGAATGCGGTAGACTCGAAATCTACTTTAGGGGTAACTCTAACGTGGGTTCAAATCCCACCCTCTCCGTACATCCATTACTCCACAAGGCTTTGAAGCTATCTGCTTTTTTAGCCATCTGTGCAATTTATCGGCAGTGGTATACAAAAGTGGTATACAAACCATTCTTGTATACCACTTTTTGCTTTAACTCCACCCCATCTGTGCGCGATCGGTCAGGATAGAAGTATTTCTAAAATTGCCTCCACGTCTGCCAAGTCAGCCCTCGACTTTTTGCGTCGCGATTTTAACTGGTTGAGCAAGCCTGCCGGTTCGATTTCTGACAAATCGGTTCCGCTTGTCGCTGAGGTTTCGGGTTGAGTTGGCGATGGGCGCTCAAGTTGCAATTGGAGCCTGTAAATTTCCTCGCCCAGCTTTGCGATGGTTTCATCCTTCGCTGCCAGCCGGGAATTTAGCCCTGAGATTTCTTGATTCCTCAAATTGATAAGCCCGTCACTCCTTTCTAGGCTCGATCGCAATTTCTCGATTTCTTCTCCCTCCACTTCAAGCTCGTCTATCCTGGTTTGTCTGACGGGGTGACAACCGCGTCAAAAGCTTGATAAAATCAAGGACATAGCCCTCAAACCCTTCTGAAAGAATGGGAGCTCCGTAGCGTCTAATTTTAATCAATTCCGCAATAATTGCATGGCAAAAATCCATCCCTACTCCCTCCGCAACGCTCGGCCCACAATTGACCATACAGCATATTCCATGTAAATGTAAGCTGTTCGACATCTAAACAGCATTAACCAAGTTACCTTTATTTTTATTTTTCGGTTCCATTTCATAATTAGTCCTCCTTCGTTTAAAAGTTTATGTAACAGTGATTCTAGTTTTTCAATGGATTCAAATAATCTATTAGCAACATATTCCTTGGCAGAATGCCATACTAATTCAACTAGGTTATAGTCAGGGCTATATTTGGGCAAAAACTCTATGATTAGATTCGGCATTTCTGACGCTATTTTCTGCAAAGTCTCGGCTTTTTTATGAAAACTAGCGTTGTCCAAAATTATCACAAACTTACAGCCCTTATCTTTAAAGTCTTCGGCTAAATTTCCTTGCAATATCCACTCGGCTTTTAAATCTTCATAAAAATTTTTTAGCACTGCATAAAAATTAGCAGAATTCCCAGATGGAATAAAATCTACCCATCTTTTTTATCTGAATATCTCACTCCACCCATGACATTAATACGACCTTTTCGTCGCTCTCCTCTTTTTTACTTCGAGTCCCTTTTTTACACCAGTTCTTCCTTCTGATTACTCTTAAACTAAATCCACTCTCGTCCCAAAACCATACCTGTAAAAGGTTAGGAGATTCTTTTCTATTTTTAGATATTCAGCTAATTTATCTTTAAATAAACCCCTCTCTACGGTATCTTGGGTGCATCTCACTTTTGCGAATGTGTCAAAAAAGAGTTAAAATGAAAAAGCTAGTAAAATCGTCAAATAAAGATGAGGTAAATAAAATGACACCCTCAGACCAACAACAACTAAAAGCCCACTTAAAAGCGGTAGCAAAAATTCTTTACAGAAATACAGAGCCAACTGAGTTAAAAACTTTTGAAAGTATAGAAAAAGCAGTCCGTCAGAAAATGTTATCAGAGGTTGGTCCAGAAATAGGTAGCTTTTTTTTTCAGCAGTATCAGGAATTCAAACAGGAAAACCCCGAAAAATAAAATCAATAATCGGATCGCTCGACATTACAGATAATCAGGCAAAATATTTTGGCTTAAAAGCTTACAGTCAATTTAGTCCCCTGATGGAAAATTGCTGTCTTTTAATCAGTGCTAACGAATCTTATCAAATGGCAGAAAAAGATTTGGAAAAATTTACTGGGATCAAAATTTCTCACAGTACATTACAAAGATTAGTCAAAAGACAAGAATTGGAATTGCCTACATCTCAACAAGGAGTCAAAGAAATTACATTGGATGGCGGTAAAGTCAGACTACGCAACGCAACCAAGGGCGAGAGCTGTTACTGGAAAGACTATAAAGCCGTGTGTTTAGATAATATTTATGCGGGAGCGTTTTTTCAAAATAATCAAGATTTAATTGATTGGACTAATAGCCAAAAATTACTACATCCTATGTATTGCCTCGGAGATGGCCATGCCGGAATTTGGAACATATTTAAAGAAATTGGAGACAATGAACAAAGACAAGAAATCTTAGATTGGTATCATCTGAAAGAAAATCTCTACAAGGTAGGGGGTTCAATAAAACGATTGAAATTAGCCGAAAATATGTTATGGCAAGGCAAAGTTGATGAAGTTATAAATTTATTTAAAGACTTTAAAGGTCAAGCATTTAAAACGTTTTGCAATTATTTAGATACCCATCGCTGCCGAATAGTAAATTACCAATACTACAAAGAAGAATCCATAAGTTCGATTGGTTCTGGAACAGTGGAATCAACAATAAAACGCATTGGATTAAGGGTAAAAATATCGGGAGCGCAATGGAATATTGAGAACGTTTCCTCTATGCTTGCTCTTCGCTGTGCTTATCTCAACGGTCAACTTTCAATTTGATGTATGTGCCAAAGTGAGATGCACCCGGTATCTTGTTTATCCTCTAAGCTATATTTTGCCCAAAGGTAAACATACTTTTTTGACTTTAAAATCCTCCTTACTTGAGTGCTACTCAGTTCAATTCCTGTCTTTTTTCCTAAATATATGGCAAGTCTAGCTGTTGTCCATCTCCCGAATTCATAGCCATATTTCTCAGGTTCTACTTCAATTGTCTCTAGAAGTAAATCAATGTATTCTTCTGTGGCTTTTCGGTAGTTACCCTTCATCCTATCATCTTTAAAACTGTCTAAATTCTCAGGATCACCATGAATACTCCAATAAGCAACTTTTCTTAGAGAACATCCAATTAGTTCAGCAGTTTGAGCTTGTGTATTTCCGTTATTTAGTAACAAAAAAATTAAGGCTCTTTGCCGAATATCTGGATGCTCATGCTCTTTTAATACTTGTTGAAGATTTTCCTTTGTTTCGGAACTTAGAAAGTTTTTAGCAGGCATTCACTTTTTCTGAATATCATTATGTTATATTATACCAATATGCGTTTTAAATGCACAACAGCTTAGTACGGAGAAACCGGGTTTCGAGGAACAGAATCAGTAATGATGCGAGAACTTTAAAGAAACCAGGTTTTGCGCGGTGTACTTCATAAACCTGGAATACGCTGTATCTCTCTTTTGTCACTTCGGGCGAGAGTATAGCGGTATGGTGCGTCGCTCATTGATAGTCGTAAACAATCAGAATTCTGGCGGCGACGCACCCTACTTTAATTAGAATAGGAGTAGGATAATAATCTCTACCGAAAGTGACAGAAGAGGGATATAATCCAATCCAAAAACTACTATGACGGCGTTGCGATCGTTTCCACTCAATCAGGCGACCGATGTATTTCTGAATTCCCATAAGCTTAAACTTACGTCCCTGTAAAATAGCGCAACTGTAAGCCAAAGCTATCAATAAAATTAAAGTTTTTAGGCGGTCGTCAGAAGCGTAGCTTTTTTCAAGATTATAGCCTCCTGTTTTACAGTCCTTAAACATTGCTTCAATACCACTGGGACATTTAAACGCTGTTACAGCTTGTTTCAATGTGCCGATATTTGTGAGTAAATACCAGCCTTCATCTTCACCGCTATCTCGATATTTGCGTTGCCAATAACCAGCGACATCAAACAAGCCAAATCCTTTCTGTTTTGTGACTTTAACTCCCGGCAAATAAAAGCTCGTACCTGGTACTAAACCCCACTCGATCGGCCGCTTAAATTCCTTTCCTTGTTCTTGAATATACCGTCCCTGTTTTATTCTTAAAACAAACTTGATATTCTTTTCACACAGCCAACTTGCCAGCTTAACACTCCCAAATTCACGCATCTCCTAAAAGCACAAATTTATATTTTTTTAGCAGACCAAGGATGGGAGAGATTAAGCTTTGTTGTTCTCGGAGGTTGCTACAGCGATCGGACTGTCGTTGCGGGCGATCGCCAAATCAAGAACAATGATAAACTTGATATTCATACCCATCCACCGCAGGCAACTCTGGCGATTCAACCTGACATTTTTGTGCTTCTAGATTGACAGGTGCGCGAAAATTAACCAACCACAAATCAAGCGGGCGTTCTAATTGACTGAGTGTTTTGTCAAGTGTCCCTGCCGCTATTTCCGGGGCATCCCTTCTCTGATTAGCCAAAAGAAACAGGGGAGAATCAAAGGCTTTAACTTCTTCTTTCTTCCTAACATCCTTTACATCCATTACATCCGCTACAAAATCCGTTGCCGAACTTCTTTCCCATTCCCACCCTATCCCCATCAACTCTCCTATTTCTACATGAGTCTTTTGAGTAGTAGCAATTAACACGGGAACTTTCGAGACTTCGCGGATAATCGGAATTAAAAGGTCTGGTTTGTAATATTTGCGATAGCCGAGATTGGAATTTACTGTCACACCGCTTGCAAAACCCATTGCTAAAATTAGCACCACTGCTTTTTTGCCCGGAACTTCGATCGCCCGAAAATTAAACCATTGACTTTTTGCTGTAGGTGTGTTAAAAATAACCGCCAAGGTTGCTCCTAACAGCAATATCACTCCCGGAAAGTAGACGAAATTGTATCGTGCGCCGCGAGTTAGGTCAATCCCTAGAATATATGCAAAGCTGAAAAATAGGAAAATTGCTCCTAGCACAAATCCGCCGAAAATAACAGTACCTAAACGAGTATTGGTTGTTTTTAAGGAAGTTTTAAGAGCGCTAAACAGGATGGGAAGCACCAATATAAAAAATATTGCCATTACGATCGCCGATGCAACCACTACGGCCAAATTTGACGATTCAATGGGCAGCAGAGACATGACAGTGATCCATCCAGCTAAAGCTTGAAAAATTGGATTGAGCCAATCTAAAAATGTGCGATCGCCGCTGACAATCCAATTAGTTAGTTCGCTGCCGTATTTATTTGACAAAAATACCGGCAACCAAACTAAACCGCCAGCTAAAGTGCCAATCGCTACTGCGAAAAGCCGCCACAGGATTTGAAATTGCCAAATATTAGGCTGCTGGCTGTTTGAAATTGGCAACTTTCCCTTAAACTCCTGCCAGATTACAGCAATTAATGCTATTGCTTCGGCACACAAAGCCAGTGCAAAAAAGTAGTGAACGGCAATTCCCAAACAGTTAACAACTACCCAAAGCAGAACCGCCCAAACAGGCAGGGGAGCGCGCTGTTGCAGCTTTTTTGCAGCTAAGACGAGGCAAAAAAGAGAGGCAATAACTAATAAGATTCCTAAAGTGTAATGGCGAGCTTCTTGAGCGAGATAAATGCCGTAGGGAGAAACTGCCATCATCGCGGCCCCACATTGACCGACTAAACGAGAACTAAAAGCAAATTTGCCCAAAAAGTAGATAGCTGGAACTGAAATTACGCCCAATAATGCAGGAAGAGCTCGCCCAATCCAAACTAAACTATCTTCTGAAGGCCCAAACAGTCGCATCCACCAGTGGGCGAGCATAAAATATACTGGTGGATGATTGCTTTCTAGGAGCAAATGGTTGAGGACATCTGCAATGTCAGCACCGGGGCGAAATTGCAGCGGTTGTAATAATGTAGAAAGGTCGATCGCGCGATCGAGAGGCACCCCTCGAAAACTGTTGCCCAAGCTAAAAACTAGAGTCGAAAACTCGTCTGTCCACAGCGGTTTCGAGTTTAAATTGGCAAATCGCAAGATCGAGGCGATCGCCGTCCACAGAAATAGCAACAACAGTTGTTTGTTCTTAATCATTAATTCAGTAATTCAAAAGCCTAGCGAAGA of Oscillatoria nigro-viridis PCC 7112 contains these proteins:
- a CDS encoding ComEC/Rec2 family competence protein translates to MNQATGVIFCLAYILGLISTAVSWGRYAILALGIAVAIALPKLLRKYTKNSVKVTKKRRSRQKENALEAPLDAREELSLLEMLPRAKWVWAVAGLVAFLASVYFAVRSPQPAIDDISKLIPAGGNTQEVAVTVRGRVVSTPRLTRSGRSQFWLETDLVSEINGGEGGVVVNRPVSGKLYVTVPLLQATGLYADNTIAVVGSLYKPQPPSNPGAFDFQEYLAREGAFAGLKGRQIDWTRENAIADVNRVNSQTAAFWESSGMRPSTIQAMRQRIVRSQLSQLNVPEGPLIGAIALGKQAVDLPYNIRDYFVQAGLAHAIAASGTQVSMVLALVLALTRRFSKQLQFSFGVGALFLLVALTGFEASVCRAALMGFGTLFALLLNRAIKPLGLLLIAATILLLVNPLWIWDLGFQLSFLATLGLIVTTPPLMAKLDWMPPAIASIVVVPIAASIWVLPLLLYVFSVVSPYSILVNIIAAPLLWILSIGGMVSALAGLIFPPAGSVLAQLLDYPAKGLIAIAQYFSQLPGNSVAVGQVSVFQLIALYSLICWVWIGGSSATDSVTDVTDTMRKEEKRRKPEAVRGKNQEKGKGKKGKSRVIALPVFSAAWILPLALVAGISIIVLPAWHVQASLFQVTLLATSGEPVLVIQDRGKVALINSGDENTVRFTVLPFLQQQGVNSVNFAIAAHSHLGLNSGWGKLLERLPIKTFYDNPAPKQIHRGSNQEFITAVQSRQGVYFPLETNSKVDLGSTRLQLVNAEIPVVEFLVGNRTWLLVGEMTPEAQKKLAATGTLKPAQVLWWSGKALTPELLTAVGPQVAIASADEIDPETAAQLRQSKTQIFWTGRDGALQWTPAGGFKTTLESEENQTSFL
- a CDS encoding transposase, which encodes MLKNFYEDLKAEWILQGNLAEDFKDKGCKFVIILDNASFHKKAETLQKIASEMPNLIIEFLPKYSPDYNLVELVWHSAKEYVANRLFESIEKLESLLHKLLNEGGLIMKWNRKIKIKVTWLMLFRCRTAYIYMEYAVWSIVGRALRRE
- a CDS encoding ISKra4 family transposase (programmed frameshift); this translates as MTPSDQQQLKAHLKAVAKILYRNTEPTELKTFESIEKAVRQKMLSEVGPEIGSFFFPAVSGIQTGKPRKIKSIIGSLDITDNQAKYFGLKAYSQFSPLMENCCLLISANESYQMAEKDLEKFTGIKISHSTLQRLVKRQELELPTSQQGVKEITLDGGKVRLRNATKGESCYWKDYKAVCLDNIYAGAFFQNNQDLIDWTNSQKLLHPMYCLGDGHAGIWNIFKEIGDNEQRQEILDWYHLKENLYKVGGSIKRLKLAENMLWQGKVDEVINLFKDFKGQAFKTFCNYLDTHRCRIVNYQYYKEESISSIGSGTVESTIKRIGLRVKISGAQWNIENVSSMLALRCAYLNGQLSI
- a CDS encoding helix-turn-helix domain-containing protein → MPAKNFLSSETKENLQQVLKEHEHPDIRQRALIFLLLNNGNTQAQTAELIGCSLRKVAYWSIHGDPENLDSFKDDRMKGNYRKATEEYIDLLLETIEVEPEKYGYEFGRWTTARLAIYLGKKTGIELSSTQVRRILKSKKYVYLWAKYSLEDKQDTGCISLWHIHQIES
- a CDS encoding glycosyltransferase family 39 protein, with amino-acid sequence MIKNKQLLLLFLWTAIASILRFANLNSKPLWTDEFSTLVFSLGNSFRGVPLDRAIDLSTLLQPLQFRPGADIADVLNHLLLESNHPPVYFMLAHWWMRLFGPSEDSLVWIGRALPALLGVISVPAIYFLGKFAFSSRLVGQCGAAMMAVSPYGIYLAQEARHYTLGILLVIASLFCLVLAAKKLQQRAPLPVWAVLLWVVVNCLGIAVHYFFALALCAEAIALIAVIWQEFKGKLPISNSQQPNIWQFQILWRLFAVAIGTLAGGLVWLPVFLSNKYGSELTNWIVSGDRTFLDWLNPIFQALAGWITVMSLLPIESSNLAVVVASAIVMAIFFILVLPILFSALKTSLKTTNTRLGTVIFGGFVLGAIFLFFSFAYILGIDLTRGARYNFVYFPGVILLLGATLAVIFNTPTAKSQWFNFRAIEVPGKKAVVLILAMGFASGVTVNSNLGYRKYYKPDLLIPIIREVSKVPVLIATTQKTHVEIGELMGIGWEWERSSATDFVADVMDVKDVRKKEEVKAFDSPLFLLANQRRDAPEIAAGTLDKTLSQLERPLDLWLVNFRAPVNLEAQKCQVESPELPAVDGYEYQVYHCS